The Bacillus sp. F19 DNA segment GCTAACGATAGTTAGAGGCAGAGAGTGGGGCAACCCACTCTTTCGTATTGAGTAGAGATTTTATTGTCTCTTCATTTGGTTCGCGTGTTGTGTACATACATTCCCTGCTCAATATGAAGCAGGGTTTTTCAGCAACTAATAGTGTCATATTTGCTTCTATTTCACAAGGAGGAACGGGATGAGCAAAAAAGTTACTGAAATCGTAGCAGAATTAGCTATGCCGATTTTAGATGAGTTAACATTGGAATTAGTGGATATTGAATTCGTAAAAGAAGGAAAAGAATGGTTTTTGCGCGTATTCATAGATTCAAGTGATGGAATCGACATAGAGCATTGCGCGATTGTAAGCGAAAAACTGAGTGAAAAATTAGATGAAACAGATCCTATCGAACAAAATTATTTTCTTGAAGTTTCATCGCCTGGTGCGGAGCGTCCGCTGAAGAAGGATACTGACTTCACAAAATCAATCGGCAAAAATGTTTACATTAAAACATATGAGCCTTTTGAAGGATCGAAAGTATTTGAAGGAGAGCTTACTGCTTTTGATGGTGAGCATGTAATTGTAACGATTTTAATTAAAACACGCAAAAAACAAATTCAAATACCTTACGAAAAAATCGCCAGTGCAAGGCTCGCTGTCACGTTCAATTAAATAAACTGTTAGATGGATAAGGGGGAAACCGTAAAGATGAGTAATGAACTTTTTGATGCCTTAACGATTCTTGAAAAAGAAAAGGGCATCAGTAAAGAAGTGATCATTGAAGCAATTGAAGCTGCATTGATCTCTGCTTATAAGCGTAATTTTAACCAGGCTCAGAATGTTCGCGTTGATTTAAACCGCGAAACAGGAACAATGAGAGTCTTTGCAAGAAAAGATGTAGTTGATGAAGTATATGATCCAAGGCTTGAAGTTTCAGTAGAAGAAGCTCAAAGCGTGAATCCAAGCTATCAGGTAAATGATGTTCTTGAGATGGAAGTAACGCCTAAAGACTTCGGCCGCATTGCAGCACAGACTGCCAAACAAGTCGTAACACAGCGTGTGCGCGAGGCAGAACGCGGTGTGATTTACTCTGAATTTGTAGATCGCGAAGAAGATATCATGACTGGTATTGTCCAAAGAATTGACTCTAAATTTATTTATGTCAGCCTTGGGAAAATTGAGGCGCTGCTTCCTGTAAGCGAACAAATGCCAAACGAAAAATACAAGCCGCATGACCGCATTAAAGTATTTATTACAAAGGTCGAAAAAACAACAAAAGGACCTCAAATTTTCGTTTCACGCACTCATCCTGGTTTATTAAAACGATTATTTGAAATTGAGGTTCCTGAAATTTATGACGGCACGGTAGAAATTAAATCGGTAGCGCGCGAAGCTGGCGACCGTTCAAAAATTTCTGTGCACTCAGACAATTCTGAAGTCGATCCGGTCGGTTCATGTGTAGGTCCTAAAGGCCAGCGTGTGCAGGCTATCGTAAATGAGTTGAAAGGCGAAAAGATTGATATCGTAAAATGGTCAAACGATCCTGTTGAGTTTGTTGCCAATGCTCTAAGTCCTTCAAAAGTTCTTGATGTCAATGTGAACGAGGATGACAAAGCGACAACAGTGGTTGTGCCTGATTATCAATTATCGCTTGCTATCGGCAAAAGAGGTCAAAATGCACGGTTAGCGGCAAAATTGACAAACTGGAAGATTGATATTAAAAGTGAGACAGACGCTCTGCAAATGGGCATTTACCCTCGTGCAGGAGCAAATGTGCCGCTTGATGAAAGCGAAGACGATGAGCCGCTTTTTTCTTTCAATCAAGATGAATTAGACAAGTAAGAGGTGAGGCAATGTGAACAATCAAAGAAAAGTTCCGCTGCGCAAATGTGTTGCGACTGGAGAAATGAAACCGAAAAAAGAACTTGTTCGTATTGTCCGTTCAAAAGAAGGAGAAGTTTCCGTTGATCCAACCGGCAAGAAAAACGGACGCGGAGCTTACCTCTCACTTGATAAAGACTGTATTTTACAAGCTAAGAAGAAGAATGTACTGGCTAATCACCTGCAAGTAAAGATTGAAGATGCC contains these protein-coding regions:
- the rimP gene encoding ribosome maturation factor RimP, giving the protein MSKKVTEIVAELAMPILDELTLELVDIEFVKEGKEWFLRVFIDSSDGIDIEHCAIVSEKLSEKLDETDPIEQNYFLEVSSPGAERPLKKDTDFTKSIGKNVYIKTYEPFEGSKVFEGELTAFDGEHVIVTILIKTRKKQIQIPYEKIASARLAVTFN
- the nusA gene encoding transcription termination factor NusA produces the protein MSNELFDALTILEKEKGISKEVIIEAIEAALISAYKRNFNQAQNVRVDLNRETGTMRVFARKDVVDEVYDPRLEVSVEEAQSVNPSYQVNDVLEMEVTPKDFGRIAAQTAKQVVTQRVREAERGVIYSEFVDREEDIMTGIVQRIDSKFIYVSLGKIEALLPVSEQMPNEKYKPHDRIKVFITKVEKTTKGPQIFVSRTHPGLLKRLFEIEVPEIYDGTVEIKSVAREAGDRSKISVHSDNSEVDPVGSCVGPKGQRVQAIVNELKGEKIDIVKWSNDPVEFVANALSPSKVLDVNVNEDDKATTVVVPDYQLSLAIGKRGQNARLAAKLTNWKIDIKSETDALQMGIYPRAGANVPLDESEDDEPLFSFNQDELDK
- a CDS encoding YlxR family protein, which produces MNNQRKVPLRKCVATGEMKPKKELVRIVRSKEGEVSVDPTGKKNGRGAYLSLDKDCILQAKKKNVLANHLQVKIEDAIYEELLQLAEKEKH